TCCCGTCCGTCATGGCCCAAGAGCGGGTCACGACGCTCGACTACTACACGTTGTTCCACAGCGGCGACGCCGCCGCCATGGAGCGCATAGTCCGGCTCTTCAACGCCGAGAACCGCGCGGTCAAGCTGAACCTACTGCAGGGGCAGTGGGCCGAGTACTATGCACAGCTCTTCGCGGCCGTGGGCTCGGGCAACGCGCCGCACGTCGGCATCTGCCACAGCAGCCGCGTCATGGACGTCTACCGCGCGCTGACCCCGCTTGAGGAGTCGCGTGCCGGCAACCTGCTCGACGCGGCCGGCATTCGGGCGCCGCAGTACACCAAGAGCGTCTGGGACGCGGGCGTCTTCGAGGGCAAGCGTTACCTGGTGCCCCTCGACACGCACATGTTTGGGATGTGGTACAACAAGGACCTCTTTCGCCGGGCAGGGCTCGACCCGGACAAGCCGCCGGAGTCGCGCGAGGACTTCGAGCGGGCGGCCGACGCGATCAAGACCCGCACCGGGCAGTTCGCGTTCCATCCCGCGGAGGATGCGCTCCCGCGCAAGCTCCGCCGTGCCTGGGAGTATCTGTTCTGGGGTGGGGGCGGCTCCCTGCTCACGCCCGACGGCAAGCGGGCGGCGTTCAACGACGAGAGGGGCCTGCGGGCGCTGGACTATCTGGTCGGCATGATCCACCGCAGGGGTTGGAACGCGCCCGGGACCGATGGGTTCAAGCAGTTCGCCGCCGGGCAGTTGGGGATGTTGATAGCCGGCAACTGGTACTTCCCGACCGCAAAGGCCGCCGGCGTCAACTTCGGCTTCCACTATGTTCCCAAGTTCTTTGAGAAGCCGACCACCTGGGGCGACAGCCACAACCTGGTCATCCCGCGTCAGCGACCCGAACGGGCATCCGACGATGTGCTGGTGGCGGCCGCCAAGGCGATCAAGTGGATCAACGAGCGGTCCTCCATCTGGGGGATCTACGGTGGCCACATCCCGGCGTTCCTCCCCGCGCAGCGGGCCAAGGATCTACAGGAGTCCGAGACCTGGCAGATCGCCCTGAGCAAGTTCGCCTACATGGCGAACCAGGGATGGCTGCACTACCCTCTGGTGCACCCGCTGGCTCCCAGGGTGCACGCGGCGGTCGAGCCGCACATCCAGGAGGCCTACAATGGGCGCCTGACGCCCAAGGACGCCCTGACCCGCGCCGAGGCCGAGGTCAACCGCGTTCTGACAAGCTGATGCAGTCCGGGGAGGACGCCTTGCGGCGTCCTCCCCGCACTTCGGGATGGCCAGGACATTCGTGACCAGGTGATCGGGAGCTCATGAGGCGTCGCTACGGCAGGATCGTTGAGATCGCGCTCTTCATCCTGCCGTTTGCCGCGTTCTGGATCCTGTTCCGCCTGGGTCCGGTCCTGTATGGCTTCTTCATCAGTCTCTACCGCTGGGATCCCCTGGGCGACGCGAAGTTCATCGGCGCCCGGAACTACCTCAACCTGGCCCGCGACCCCCGCTTCTGGAACGCCCTGGTCAACACGCTGGAGTTCGCGGCCATCGCGATCCCGCTCATCGTGGGGATCGGTCTGGTGCTGGCCCTCTTCATCTTTGCCGGCCGCAAGCGGCGTGTCACCACCTGGCTGGAGGCCGGTTTCTTCTTCCCCTACCTGCTGACCGTCTCGGTCGTCGGGCTCATTTGGCGTTGGTTGCTGGATCCCGACTTCGGGGTCGTGCTGATCACCCTACGGGATATGGGCATTGACCCCCCGGTGTTCCTGAACGAACCTCGGTGGGCGATCCCTGCCATCGCGCTGGCCACGGCGTGGTGGCTGGCCGGATACCGGATGCTTCTGTTCCGCGCGGCCCTCGAGGACATCCCGGACGAGTTCTACGAGGCGGCGCGGATAGACGGCGCCTCGGGCGCGCGCATCTTCTTTTCGATTGTGGTGCCTCTGCTGCGCCCGGCCATCCTGTTCGCGCTCGTGCTCACCACGATCTCGGGGTTCATCGTCTTCGGGCAGGTGCTGATCATGACCGCGGGGGGCCCTGGGCGGGCCTCCGAGGTCCTGGCCATGTACCTATACCGGTTCGGCTTCGAGTATTTGGAGATGGGACAGGCCGCGGCCGTGGGCATGGTGCTCTTCCTGATCATCCTGGGCCTGACGTTGGTGTCGTTCCGATGGCTCGGCTACGAGTCGTCCCTGTGACCGCGGCCAGGCTGGGGCCGCGCCTGCTGGTGGCCGTCGTCGCCGCGCTGGCCCTGCTCTGGGTGGCGCCCATCGCCTGGATGTTCACCACCGGAATCAAGCCCGCGCCCGAGATCTTCGCGCTTCCTCCGACGTGGATCCCGCAGCGCCCCACGCTGGATCACGTGCACGAGGTGCTCAGCCGCTGGCCCTTCCTACGATGGGCGTTGAACAGCGTGGTGGTGGCCGGAGCCACGACGGTGCTCTCGGTGCTGGTCTCGGTGCCGGCGGCGTACGCGTTCTCGCGCCTGCGCTGGAGGGGTCGCGACGCCATCTTCCTGGTCTTCCTGTCGTCAATGCTGATCCCGCTCGAGGTGAACGTCATCCCGCTGTACTTCCTGATGAACCGGCTGCACCTGCTGAACACCTACCCGGCGGTCTTCCTGCCGATGATTGGCATGCCGATTGGGATCTTCCTGCTGCGCCAGTTCTACATCAACATCCCAGGTGAGCTTGACGACGCGGCGCGGGTGGACGGCTGCGGCAACTTGCGGATACTCTGGCACGTGATCCTGCCGCTCTCTCGCCCCGCGCTCGCGGCGCTGGTCATCTACATGTTCACCTTCGCGTGGAACGAGTTCTTCTGGTCTATGATCGCCCTGTCGTCGCCGCAGATGTTCACGCTGCCGATCGGCCTGCGCGCCCTGCAGGGGGCCTACGACATTGACTACGGGGTCCTGATGGCCGGGGCGGCCCTGGCGGTCCTGCCTACCCTGATGTTGTTCCTGTTCCTCCGGGGCTCCATCATCCGCGGGATAACGATGACCGCGCACAAGTAGATCGGACGAGGCAGATCGCACAGGCAGGTTACACGAGAAGGTCGAGGCAGACTCAATTGCGCGTCGCAGCCCGATACGCCGCCACCAACCCGTTGCCCACACCGTTCTGTCATGGCGCCACCCTGCTGCCGCTCGACGGCGGAGACCTGCTGGGCGCCTGGTTCGGCGGGACCCGCGAGGGCCTGCCGGATTCTGGTATCTACGTGGCCCGGCTGGCTTCCGGCGCGGCCGCCTGGCAGCCGCCTCTTCTGGTGGTTCCTGCCGACGGCCACCCGTGCGGCAACCCGGTGCTGTTCGCCGGGGCGCACGGCGTCATCTGGCTCGCCTACTTCCGGGTGTGGGGCGAGTGGTGCACCGGCGGGAAGCCCTGCGCCCGGCTGTCCTTCGACGGAGGTGCCTCGTGGGGCCCGGAGATGCTGCTGCTGGACCGAAGCGGCGTGCTCACGAAGAACAAGCCGCTCCGCCTGGGTGACGAGCTCCTGCTGCCTGTCTACGACGAGTGGAAGTGGCAGGTGGGCATGGCGCGGCTGGATGTCTTGGTGCACACCGAAATCTGGCGCTTCGACGATCTGGCGATCGGTGCCGGCAGCGGCGTGCCCATTATCCAGGGATCGCTGGCCGAGCCGGAGCCCGGAACGCTGCTCATGCTCATGCGGACCAAGGTCGGACGCATCTGGCAGGTCGTGAGCCGCGACGCCGGCCGGACCTGGGAGGGGCTGAGGGCCACGGCGCTGCGCAACCCCAACGCAGGCGTGGATGTGGTCCGCCTCCGGGACGGGCGCCTCTGGCTTTGCTACAACGACACCGACCTCGGCCGCGACCCGATGGAGTGGGAGCTGCGCCATCCCCTGTGCCTGGCCGAAAGCACCGACGGCGGCCGGATCTGGCGCACCATCCTCACGCTAGAGGAGGGGCCAGGTGAGTATTCCTACCCGGTGATCGTTACGGACGAGGCAGGCCGCGTCCACGTGGCCTACACCGCGCTGCGCCGGGAGATACGGCACGTAGTTCTGGAGCCATGAGATGGAGCCCGGACGTGATAACGTTCTCGGAGGCCGGCCCATGACGATAGCCGCACGCCTCGGCGAGGTTTTGTTGCCGCCCGTTACACCCTTTGATAGCAGCGGGGCCGTGGATTTCGCCGCGCTCGACCGCCTGCTCGCCTGGCTCCTGGACCGGGGCATGTGCGACAGCTTGTTCATCGGCGGGACGACGGGCGAGTTTCACGCGCTGTCACTCGAGGAACGGGTGGCGATCTTTGAGCGGGTCAGGACGTTCGCCGGCGCCAGCGTCCCACTGATCGCCGGAACCGGCGCAGCCACGACGCGCGACGCCGTCTTCCTGACGCGGGAGGCCGAGCGCCTCGGCTACGATGCCGCGGCCGTGATCCTGCCCTACTACAGCCGGCCGACCCAGGACGAGATCTATCAGCACTTCGTGGCGGTGGCGCGCGCCACGGCCCTACCGGTGATCCTTTACAACATCCCCCTGTTCACGGGCGTGA
This window of the Armatimonadota bacterium genome carries:
- a CDS encoding ABC transporter substrate-binding protein, whose product is MRWREELEHSTPVSRRTFLKTTAAAAALAAVGSARIPSVMAQERVTTLDYYTLFHSGDAAAMERIVRLFNAENRAVKLNLLQGQWAEYYAQLFAAVGSGNAPHVGICHSSRVMDVYRALTPLEESRAGNLLDAAGIRAPQYTKSVWDAGVFEGKRYLVPLDTHMFGMWYNKDLFRRAGLDPDKPPESREDFERAADAIKTRTGQFAFHPAEDALPRKLRRAWEYLFWGGGGSLLTPDGKRAAFNDERGLRALDYLVGMIHRRGWNAPGTDGFKQFAAGQLGMLIAGNWYFPTAKAAGVNFGFHYVPKFFEKPTTWGDSHNLVIPRQRPERASDDVLVAAAKAIKWINERSSIWGIYGGHIPAFLPAQRAKDLQESETWQIALSKFAYMANQGWLHYPLVHPLAPRVHAAVEPHIQEAYNGRLTPKDALTRAEAEVNRVLTS
- a CDS encoding sugar ABC transporter permease; its protein translation is MRRRYGRIVEIALFILPFAAFWILFRLGPVLYGFFISLYRWDPLGDAKFIGARNYLNLARDPRFWNALVNTLEFAAIAIPLIVGIGLVLALFIFAGRKRRVTTWLEAGFFFPYLLTVSVVGLIWRWLLDPDFGVVLITLRDMGIDPPVFLNEPRWAIPAIALATAWWLAGYRMLLFRAALEDIPDEFYEAARIDGASGARIFFSIVVPLLRPAILFALVLTTISGFIVFGQVLIMTAGGPGRASEVLAMYLYRFGFEYLEMGQAAAVGMVLFLIILGLTLVSFRWLGYESSL
- a CDS encoding carbohydrate ABC transporter permease — encoded protein: MARLRVVPVTAARLGPRLLVAVVAALALLWVAPIAWMFTTGIKPAPEIFALPPTWIPQRPTLDHVHEVLSRWPFLRWALNSVVVAGATTVLSVLVSVPAAYAFSRLRWRGRDAIFLVFLSSMLIPLEVNVIPLYFLMNRLHLLNTYPAVFLPMIGMPIGIFLLRQFYINIPGELDDAARVDGCGNLRILWHVILPLSRPALAALVIYMFTFAWNEFFWSMIALSSPQMFTLPIGLRALQGAYDIDYGVLMAGAALAVLPTLMLFLFLRGSIIRGITMTAHK
- the dapA gene encoding 4-hydroxy-tetrahydrodipicolinate synthase — its product is MEPGRDNVLGGRPMTIAARLGEVLLPPVTPFDSSGAVDFAALDRLLAWLLDRGMCDSLFIGGTTGEFHALSLEERVAIFERVRTFAGASVPLIAGTGAATTRDAVFLTREAERLGYDAAAVILPYYSRPTQDEIYQHFVAVARATALPVILYNIPLFTGVNLMPETLARLADLPNVAGVKDQAGANPVQASDYLRVAPHLAVYCGDDAMILQVLAQGGVGCVSGGAHVLGRLIKEMIRKFKAGDVDGATAIHHRLMPFHRALTPGGRANPIPLTRMAVTLVTGVDVGPPRPPLMLPEESEVARLRGVLEGLGLLTV